In a single window of the Centropristis striata isolate RG_2023a ecotype Rhode Island chromosome 18, C.striata_1.0, whole genome shotgun sequence genome:
- the baalcb gene encoding brain and acute leukemia cytoplasmic protein, with the protein MGCGGSRTDALEPRYLESWTKETESTWLTSTDTDIPLSSIQSIPSDNSEAGFASEKTISPVPDFFEDGLPLPAQAYLKVCSAVSEVSLNDVKPSSPPAILDSPSKEAVSPSSGTTVQRRSVLHTEEITKWQDNRMSTKQVTITVTQSIHQVDKNGKVKKSLTTYEVMKPVESLKQVATQNT; encoded by the exons ATGGGCTGCGGGGGGAGCAGGACTGATGCTCTGGAGCCTCGATACCTGGAGAGCTGGACCAAGGAGACGGAGTCCACATGGCTGACCAGCACCGACACTGATATCCCCCTGTCGTCCATCCAAAGCATCCCCTCAGACAACTCTGAGGCCGGCTTCGCTTCTGAGAAAACAATCAGCCCTG TTCCAGATTTCTTTGAAGACGGCCTCCCTCTTCCTGCTCAGGCCTACCTAAAGGTCTGTTCAGCCGTGTCTGAAGTCAGTCTGAATGACGTGAAACCCAGCAGCCCTCCTGCAATACTGGACTCTCCATCCAAGGAGGCGGTGTCGCCGTCATCCGGCACCACAGTGCAGCGCAGGAGTGTCCTACACACTGAAGAGATT ACAAAATGGCAGGACAATCGTATGTCGACAAAGCAGGTGACCATCACAGTGACACAGAGTATCCATCAGGTGGACAAGAACGGGAAGGTGAAGAAGTCCCTCACCACCTACGAGGTTATGAAACCTGTGGAGAGCCTCAAACAGGTGGCCACACAAAACACTTGA